TGGAAGGTATATGAAAACCCAAGCATGGCTAAGGTGTGCGCAtctcctatgaggaaaaaaaaaaaaaagacatgatcTGAAAATTACTGCAGAATCCCGTAAAATAGGGACCCTCATAAAAACTCTTAGTTGGAGCTCTCTGGCTCTCTGCTTGCAAAGTTTTCAGTGCAGCAGGTTCTTCTATTCCGAGACTTAATGAGGTTGTTTCTAAGCAGTCTCTAAATCTGCCAAAAgtaaattgcatttttcatatgttgtttttggggggggatgttttcctttttgtagaTCACAATGGCCCAAAGGATGTTTAGAACACGTTTGCTATTCTGCTTTCTGGCTGCATTCTTCATCTCTGCCCTAGCTGAGGAACACGTAGGAGAGAGTCAACATCCAAATATTCGCCTTGATAAGAATTTGGTACAAGATAAAGAGTATGTGTTCCATGTTCTAAAAGCGTAAACTTTACTTCTTAATGATTTCTTATCTCTAAAGCGAGTTGGACTTAAGCCTAGGGCACCCTGTTTTCTCAGAATGTTGTATAACTAGCTAAAGCCAGATATGATACATGCTTGCTTGATAAATTTGTAGAGATATGAGACCTGGAAaggtctctctggagccttcAGCCCTACTTATGCTATAAAAAATTTTTTACAGAAATCTTGCTTACCCATATCAGCATACTTTAGACAAAATCATATTCCTAACAGGTAGAGttcattttctcatttgcttCTTCATAAATGCAGAACAGTTctagcagaaaataaaactccCTGGAACACTTCATGGTTGACTGGGAAAGATGTTCCTGCAGTTCCTGTGCTTTGGAAGACAGCCAAAAAGAGATTTTGGGCTCTGCTTCAGTTGTTTTGATAGCCTGCTAAGTAGGccagaagaaatagaaatagctATCTAAGGTATTAGAGGCCTCTACAGCCCCTGTAACAAGCAACCTTTGTGCCCCCTTTATCTTAGTATCAAACTGTAGTTTTTAGTTGTCCAGGGTACTTTTAGATGTACAATATTTGATCAAAGACTAAATTTGCTGTAAACAGAACATTAAATATTAACTGATGGAAatgttgtgggttttgtttttcatagaCACATCATGGAACACTTGGAAGGTGTTATCGAGAAACCAGAATCTGAGATGTCTCCACAAGAGTTGCAGCTCCATTACTTCAAAATGCATGATTATGATGGCAATAATTTGCTAGATGGGTTAGAGCTTGCTACTGCTATCTCACATGTCCACAAAGAGGTAGGTGTAGTTTTGTAAGGGGTATGTGTTTGGAAACAGTTCTGACTCtaaaagcagcagaacagtTGCAACACATCTTCAGTGC
The DNA window shown above is from Corvus hawaiiensis isolate bCorHaw1 chromosome 3, bCorHaw1.pri.cur, whole genome shotgun sequence and carries:
- the MCFD2 gene encoding multiple coagulation factor deficiency protein 2 isoform X1 yields the protein MVSREWCPARAQPGARGTAETRPRITMAQRMFRTRLLFCFLAAFFISALAEEHVGESQHPNIRLDKNLVQDKEHIMEHLEGVIEKPESEMSPQELQLHYFKMHDYDGNNLLDGLELATAISHVHKEEGGEHTQAMKEEELISLIDDVLRDDDKNNDGYIDYAEFAKSLE
- the MCFD2 gene encoding multiple coagulation factor deficiency protein 2 isoform X2 codes for the protein MEHLEGVIEKPESEMSPQELQLHYFKMHDYDGNNLLDGLELATAISHVHKEEGGEHTQAMKEEELISLIDDVLRDDDKNNDGYIDYAEFAKSLE